A genomic region of Psychrobacter sp. M13 contains the following coding sequences:
- a CDS encoding polymorphic toxin-type HINT domain-containing protein: MGQTGNRAFNLGKWANSGAIAEERTTITPRPITSTNDAKAQQEQLASNKEKLEAQQEAGDAFEDGGIYDGTVPGYSGEWEDMKNVWGTKTRPITEKDFDKFVKSMSKTLGFDVEDAAIHIFTPLMAGSGSTANMVVSIGKSGIIISNKGRVVKQYSSAYLAKLAASRKASKSAASDLPSTNIGSNLPVIKGTSIKQAGATKNLDFSKVCSGTVCFTAGTLIHTIHGTKPIETIERSELVWSREEFGDKYDYRPVIDTKVTPNVAIFEVKIKHDNGLEETFNTTEEHPFWIDGEGWRKASVLEAGMKLLDKNGKATATIISQTALDKNETVYNFEVQDFHTYHIGEIGLWVHNANCCDFTDNWGAIEPKFKAAGWVDSKTNKVRYLDPFDGKLKNFPDDVKPQVDHVLPRAEAKRLAGKDLTTSELNNIINSSDNLMPIPGYLNGSKGSKVEYSNGGWVQYGNKGGTPIPINAEYKAHILEIQKDIRLKILKAIEVKEGK; encoded by the coding sequence ATGGGTCAAACAGGCAACCGTGCCTTTAACCTTGGTAAATGGGCAAACAGTGGCGCTATCGCGGAGGAGCGCACGACGATCACGCCAAGACCAATTACTTCTACTAATGATGCTAAAGCGCAGCAAGAGCAATTAGCAAGCAATAAAGAGAAGTTAGAGGCTCAGCAGGAAGCTGGGGATGCGTTTGAGGATGGTGGAATCTACGACGGTACTGTACCTGGTTACTCTGGTGAGTGGGAGGATATGAAAAATGTATGGGGAACTAAAACTCGACCTATAACAGAGAAAGATTTTGATAAATTCGTAAAAAGTATGTCTAAGACATTAGGATTTGATGTAGAAGATGCTGCAATCCATATTTTTACGCCTTTGATGGCTGGGTCGGGTTCAACTGCCAATATGGTCGTTAGTATAGGCAAAAGTGGTATTATAATTTCAAATAAAGGTAGAGTAGTCAAGCAGTATAGTTCTGCTTATCTTGCTAAACTAGCTGCTAGTAGAAAGGCTAGCAAAAGTGCAGCTTCTGACTTGCCTTCTACAAATATAGGTTCAAATCTTCCTGTAATCAAAGGTACTTCTATTAAGCAAGCAGGGGCAACTAAAAATTTAGACTTTAGCAAGGTATGTAGTGGTACAGTATGCTTCACCGCAGGTACATTAATTCATACTATTCATGGTACAAAACCAATCGAAACAATTGAACGTAGCGAACTGGTTTGGTCAAGAGAAGAGTTTGGTGACAAATATGATTATCGACCTGTCATTGACACTAAGGTTACACCTAACGTTGCTATCTTTGAAGTTAAGATAAAACACGACAACGGCTTAGAAGAAACATTTAATACCACAGAAGAGCATCCGTTTTGGATTGACGGTGAAGGCTGGCGTAAAGCGTCTGTCTTAGAAGCAGGGATGAAGCTGTTAGATAAAAATGGTAAAGCTACTGCGACAATAATTAGCCAAACTGCTTTAGATAAGAATGAAACGGTTTATAATTTTGAAGTGCAGGACTTCCATACTTATCATATTGGTGAAATAGGCCTTTGGGTGCACAATGCAAATTGTTGTGACTTCACTGACAACTGGGGTGCCATTGAACCAAAATTCAAAGCAGCAGGTTGGGTTGATTCAAAAACAAACAAGGTCAGATATCTAGATCCATTTGATGGTAAATTAAAGAACTTTCCTGATGATGTAAAACCACAGGTTGATCATGTATTGCCAAGAGCTGAAGCTAAAAGATTAGCAGGTAAAGACTTAACCACTTCTGAATTAAATAATATCATCAATTCTAGTGATAATTTAATGCCTATACCTGGTTATTTGAATGGATCCAAAGGCAGTAAAGTAGAATACTCAAATGGCGGTTGGGTACAATATGGAAATAAAGGAGGTACGCCAATACCGATTAATGCAGAATACAAAGCACATATTCTAGAAATTCAAAAAGATATTCGACTCAAAATTTTAAAAGCTATCGAAGTTAAAGAAGGTAAATAA